In one window of Thermodesulfobacteriota bacterium DNA:
- a CDS encoding TetR/AcrR family transcriptional regulator → MPEAETPKKIMEAATAVFSREGFKGARMQQIARQAGVNQALLHYYFSSKENLYEEVLFRFFSSVLKQLAHHFGTYDSPEAALRGFINVYMDILKGNPDLPRLMVSEIIGGGSHMMAIADRIASEIGISPPNLIAPFIEKAAADGLIRPVDPRQTAISVIGMCLMYFVARPLVNHIWGKPVDEDGFLEKRKEAIADLVLYGLAKPERKST, encoded by the coding sequence ATGCCGGAAGCGGAAACACCCAAAAAAATAATGGAAGCAGCCACGGCGGTTTTTTCCAGGGAAGGGTTCAAGGGCGCCCGCATGCAGCAGATCGCCAGACAGGCCGGGGTCAACCAGGCCCTGCTGCACTACTACTTCAGCTCCAAGGAAAACCTGTATGAAGAGGTGCTGTTCCGATTTTTCTCCAGCGTTCTCAAGCAACTGGCCCATCATTTCGGAACATACGATTCGCCGGAAGCGGCCCTGCGCGGCTTTATCAATGTCTATATGGACATCCTCAAAGGCAATCCCGACCTGCCGCGCCTGATGGTTTCGGAAATCATCGGGGGCGGCAGTCACATGATGGCCATCGCCGACCGGATTGCTTCCGAAATCGGCATATCGCCGCCGAACCTGATCGCGCCGTTTATTGAAAAGGCGGCGGCCGACGGACTGATCCGGCCGGTGGACCCCCGGCAGACCGCCATCAGCGTCATCGGCATGTGCCTCATGTACTTTGTGGCCAGGCCGCTGGTCAACCATATCTGGGGCAAACCCGTTGACGAAGACGGGTTTCTGGAAAAGCGGAAAGAGGCCATCGCCGACCTGGTGCTGTACGGATTGGCCAAACCGGAAAGGAAATCCACATGA
- a CDS encoding HD domain-containing protein gives MTTDGLNALLKRWLAPVSDDLPEVYAVGGAVRDHLMGRPMSDVDLACRDAAGFARLLADCQDTPVTVVPFTRDPQAPCFRVVNSRRPGNYVDVVNLRGPSIEADLTLRDFTVNAMAFRIAPGGRTGELIDFLNGRRDISHGIIRMCTAESLSDDPLRVLRAARLAAGLDFTIAPETLTAMKRNAAGLTRIAPERIAAELLKLLEAPRALPHIRTLDETGALAVILPELTAAKGCEQNGYHHLDVWGHSLETLAACEEIIRDPDCAFGPASGAVRDMLKQDAHTPLLKLSALLHDAAKPLVKKPDPDKGRMIFHGHARLGADMATGVADRLRLSSAQSSLLYALVRQHMRPVILSQPDVKKSTVIKWFREMKDTALLVMVLSVADVTAKSGEKLTKEAKDRFFSWARQSVINYMESLKPAFARQNLITGTDLISLGMKPGPKLGKILNDLREKQDLGELSDREEALALAQAMITSPSTDPSA, from the coding sequence ATGACAACCGATGGTCTGAACGCCTTACTCAAGCGGTGGCTCGCCCCGGTCAGCGACGATCTGCCCGAGGTTTATGCCGTCGGCGGCGCCGTGCGTGACCACCTCATGGGGCGGCCCATGAGCGACGTGGACCTGGCCTGCCGGGATGCGGCCGGGTTTGCCCGCCTGCTGGCGGACTGTCAGGACACTCCGGTCACGGTGGTACCGTTTACCAGAGACCCACAGGCGCCCTGCTTTCGCGTGGTGAACAGCCGGCGTCCGGGAAATTACGTTGATGTGGTCAACCTGCGCGGTCCCTCTATTGAAGCGGACCTGACCTTACGGGATTTCACCGTCAACGCCATGGCGTTCCGGATCGCGCCCGGCGGCCGGACCGGAGAACTGATCGACTTTTTAAACGGACGCCGGGATATCAGCCACGGGATCATCCGCATGTGCACGGCCGAGTCCCTGTCCGACGATCCGTTGCGGGTGTTGCGGGCGGCCCGTCTGGCGGCCGGGCTGGATTTCACCATTGCGCCAGAAACCCTGACGGCCATGAAGCGTAACGCCGCGGGCCTGACGAGGATCGCCCCGGAACGGATCGCCGCCGAACTGCTCAAGCTTCTGGAGGCTCCCCGGGCCCTGCCCCACATCCGGACACTGGATGAGACCGGCGCTCTGGCCGTTATCCTGCCGGAACTGACCGCCGCCAAAGGATGCGAACAGAACGGCTATCATCATCTGGATGTCTGGGGTCACAGCCTGGAAACCCTGGCCGCCTGCGAAGAGATTATCCGCGATCCGGACTGCGCCTTTGGCCCGGCCAGCGGAGCCGTCCGGGACATGCTGAAACAGGATGCCCACACCCCCCTGCTCAAGCTGTCCGCTTTACTCCATGACGCGGCCAAACCCCTGGTAAAAAAGCCCGATCCGGACAAGGGTCGGATGATTTTCCACGGCCACGCCCGACTCGGAGCGGACATGGCCACTGGCGTGGCCGATCGTCTGCGCCTGTCTTCCGCCCAGAGCAGCCTGCTTTATGCGCTGGTCAGACAACACATGCGGCCGGTCATTCTCTCCCAACCGGATGTCAAAAAATCTACCGTTATCAAATGGTTCAGAGAGATGAAGGACACCGCCCTGCTGGTCATGGTCCTGTCCGTGGCGGACGTGACCGCCAAGTCCGGTGAAAAACTGACCAAGGAGGCCAAGGATCGATTTTTCTCCTGGGCCCGGCAGTCCGTCATTAACTATATGGAAAGCCTGAAACCGGCCTTCGCGCGGCAAAACCTGATCACCGGGACGGACCTGATCTCCCTGGGCATGAAACCCGGCCCGAAACTTGGTAAAATCCTTAATGATCTCAGAGAAAAACAGGATCTGGGAGAATTGTCCGACCGGGAAGAAGCCCTGGCCCTGGCCCAAGCCATGATAACGTCACCGTCAACCGATCCCTCCGCCTGA
- a CDS encoding DMT family protein — translation MTNRILFTILLLCCSNVFMTFAWYGHLRHLSHKPWVIAALVSWGIALFEYLLQVPANRIGHTVMPVAQLKIMQEVITLVIFVPFSVFYMREKITMDYLWAGCCLLGAVFFLFRSRLFSA, via the coding sequence ATGACCAATCGCATCCTGTTTACCATCCTGCTGCTCTGCTGCAGCAATGTGTTCATGACCTTTGCCTGGTACGGGCATCTGCGGCACCTGTCCCACAAGCCCTGGGTGATCGCCGCCCTGGTGAGCTGGGGCATCGCCCTGTTTGAGTACCTGCTCCAGGTGCCGGCCAACCGTATCGGCCATACGGTCATGCCCGTGGCCCAGTTGAAAATCATGCAGGAAGTCATTACCCTGGTGATATTCGTTCCTTTTTCCGTTTTTTATATGAGAGAGAAGATTACCATGGATTATCTCTGGGCGGGATGCTGTCTTCTGGGCGCGGTCTTCTTTCTGTTCCGGAGCAGGTTGTTCAGCGCCTGA
- a CDS encoding type II toxin-antitoxin system prevent-host-death family antitoxin, which translates to MKIVNISEVKTNFSKLVALVYRGEKVVIAKNNLPLVDLVVHKPENARKLGLLAGKFTVPDNIMEEDESINAMFYGTNK; encoded by the coding sequence ATGAAAATCGTCAACATCTCTGAAGTAAAAACAAACTTTTCCAAACTGGTTGCGCTTGTCTATCGCGGGGAAAAGGTTGTCATAGCCAAAAACAACCTGCCACTGGTGGATTTGGTTGTTCATAAACCTGAAAACGCAAGAAAGCTGGGATTGTTGGCGGGTAAATTCACTGTTCCGGACAATATAATGGAAGAGGACGAGTCGATTAACGCCATGTTCTACGGAACAAACAAATGA